The following proteins are co-located in the Roseovarius arcticus genome:
- a CDS encoding HlyD family type I secretion periplasmic adaptor subunit, giving the protein MATSASKSDKTKQKPAYDRLGGRIFLGAILVIGLLGGVGAWALTANLTGAVIAMGTVKVDQNLKQVQHRDGGIVETITVREGDEVAAGQILFRLDDAQSRAELSILSAQLDEAEARRARLVADREGAIEIRFPDRLMLTSDPKHAELTSGEERLHAGNIANRANQRDQLDLGIAQVNEEIAALSAQRAALTDETVLVEKSRLRIASLFEKGLVEALRVEDAERELVQFRGKLGELDANIARSRSRISEIGMRILAVDEVARTEAQRELAIVEARVLELSDRIAAVQDRLTRTEIRAPISGRINELSVFTEGGVITPAEVLATIVPSSAELRIEVQLPTTAIDQVYLGQAARVRFSSFNHRTTPEVVGTISHISPATTISQATGEPFYIGHVYLAPAELARLKGLALMPGMPAEIYLSTQEQTAAAYFARPLIDQFERAFREE; this is encoded by the coding sequence ATGGCGACATCGGCATCCAAATCAGACAAAACCAAACAGAAACCCGCCTATGATCGACTTGGCGGGCGGATATTCCTTGGCGCCATTTTGGTGATTGGACTTTTGGGGGGTGTCGGCGCGTGGGCTCTGACGGCAAATCTGACCGGTGCAGTCATCGCGATGGGCACTGTAAAAGTCGACCAGAACCTCAAGCAGGTCCAGCACCGCGACGGCGGCATTGTTGAGACGATAACGGTGCGCGAGGGCGATGAGGTTGCGGCGGGTCAGATATTGTTTCGCCTCGACGATGCGCAGTCTCGGGCCGAGTTGTCGATCCTGTCTGCCCAACTTGATGAGGCTGAGGCGCGGCGTGCCCGGCTGGTTGCAGACCGAGAGGGCGCAATCGAGATTCGGTTTCCAGACCGACTGATGTTAACGTCGGACCCTAAGCACGCAGAGCTCACATCGGGCGAAGAGCGGCTTCATGCAGGCAATATTGCAAACCGCGCGAACCAGCGAGATCAGCTTGATCTTGGGATCGCGCAGGTCAACGAAGAGATCGCCGCGCTCTCGGCGCAGCGGGCGGCGCTGACCGACGAGACTGTCCTCGTGGAGAAAAGCCGCCTCCGCATCGCCAGCCTTTTTGAGAAAGGACTGGTGGAGGCGCTCCGGGTTGAGGATGCCGAGCGCGAGCTGGTGCAATTCCGCGGCAAGCTGGGCGAGCTAGACGCAAACATTGCCAGATCCCGTTCGCGGATCAGTGAGATTGGAATGCGGATCCTTGCCGTGGACGAGGTTGCTCGCACCGAGGCGCAGCGCGAGCTTGCTATCGTGGAGGCGCGCGTTCTGGAACTGTCTGACCGGATCGCAGCCGTGCAGGACCGCCTGACACGCACAGAAATTCGCGCGCCGATCTCTGGCCGCATTAACGAGCTTTCGGTGTTTACCGAGGGCGGCGTGATCACACCTGCCGAAGTGCTTGCCACGATAGTGCCGTCATCGGCAGAGCTGAGGATCGAAGTGCAGTTGCCAACCACTGCGATCGATCAAGTCTATCTGGGCCAAGCCGCTCGCGTCCGGTTTTCGTCGTTCAATCATCGTACGACACCCGAAGTCGTTGGCACCATCTCGCACATTTCGCCTGCAACTACGATATCTCAGGCGACGGGCGAGCCCTTCTATATTGGTCATGTCTACCTGGCACCCGCAGAGCTTGCGCGCCTGAAAGGCCTTGCGTTGATGCCGGGCATGCCCGCTGAGATCTACCTATCAACCCAAGAACAGACAGCGGCGGCCTATTTTGCACGCCCCCTGATCGACCAGTTCGAGCGCGCCTTTCGCGAGGAATAA
- a CDS encoding calcium-binding protein, translating into MIEVKGIRSGQSDTDPSDPLELQKPAGGNAKFISGWFGSLIGLGFYIRSFLWSEPQAGVPSEEEFSSGGDNDADGSSPPRGKASLVASKQAPTAEQRVTEEGEDQTAVPFPFPVVSGPFDTLLFAPLSVSSIGADAPRGSANAPLPPYNWMGELDPSRLNTSPLGVYSPAAGSANGGQLAILPADPTDEAGPQDETNDAQDQVPNRAPRNKGPVILGDVGSGAAVAFALSYFLSQTNDPDGNLLSVSMGASTSGTLDQKGDGWRYLADTDFLGEVRIDYTITDGGFSLPQSAFLNIVENNIVGSEGADLIVGGRGRDLIEGQDGDDNLAGLGGPDRLFGGSGNDNISGGDGDDSIFGGEGDDLIVGGAGNDWISGGAGQDQIYGNDGDDEIYGDAGNDQIYGGTGADTLFGGAGDDDVWGGTDDDVISGDAGRDRLFGERGNDVILAGMGDDTVFGGEGDDLIFGGVGNDMLDGEEGDDILSGESGNDRLAGDEGNDVLTGGEGLDTVSGGAGDDLLIADDDAASDIYDGGEGYDQLDYSAATKAVSFDLADGTASGESTGIDTFTNVEHFVGSAWDDIFRAGAGEGKLTGNGGSNLYNFAQGDTVDIYRSIYQITDYDSDDEIWISMGSSQRHIRNAQRSIEDRVEDGLDDYADDIGADEPRLSFRHDWTDTYRRTVIEVDFDRDKVIDLELVLEGEHLFVTDHA; encoded by the coding sequence ATGATCGAGGTCAAAGGCATCCGCTCAGGTCAGTCCGACACCGACCCAAGTGACCCACTGGAGTTGCAAAAGCCAGCCGGCGGTAATGCCAAATTCATTTCCGGTTGGTTCGGTAGTCTCATTGGTCTCGGCTTTTACATCCGTTCGTTTTTGTGGTCGGAACCGCAGGCAGGCGTCCCATCGGAGGAGGAGTTTTCGAGTGGTGGGGACAACGACGCAGACGGCTCCTCGCCCCCACGCGGCAAAGCGTCGCTGGTTGCCAGTAAGCAAGCGCCGACCGCCGAACAGCGTGTTACCGAAGAAGGCGAAGATCAAACGGCGGTGCCATTCCCATTTCCAGTGGTCTCAGGTCCGTTCGACACTCTGCTATTCGCGCCTCTGTCCGTTTCCTCCATCGGCGCAGACGCGCCACGTGGTTCTGCCAATGCCCCCCTGCCCCCATATAATTGGATGGGCGAGCTGGACCCGAGCCGCCTGAACACATCGCCACTTGGCGTCTACTCTCCGGCGGCCGGCTCTGCGAACGGCGGCCAACTGGCGATTCTACCGGCAGATCCGACTGACGAAGCCGGTCCGCAGGATGAAACGAATGACGCTCAGGACCAAGTTCCGAACCGTGCCCCCCGCAACAAAGGGCCGGTCATCCTTGGGGACGTCGGCAGTGGTGCTGCCGTCGCTTTTGCCTTGTCGTACTTCCTGTCGCAAACCAATGACCCCGACGGCAACCTGCTTAGCGTGTCGATGGGGGCCAGCACCTCAGGGACGCTGGACCAAAAGGGTGACGGCTGGCGCTATCTCGCTGACACCGATTTTCTGGGCGAGGTGAGGATAGATTACACCATCACCGACGGCGGCTTTTCCCTGCCGCAAAGCGCATTCTTGAACATTGTCGAAAACAACATTGTGGGCTCAGAAGGTGCCGACCTGATTGTCGGCGGCCGGGGACGTGATCTGATTGAGGGCCAAGACGGTGACGACAATCTGGCAGGATTGGGAGGCCCCGACAGACTCTTTGGCGGATCTGGGAACGACAACATTTCCGGCGGCGACGGCGACGACAGTATATTCGGCGGCGAAGGAGACGATCTGATCGTCGGCGGTGCAGGAAATGACTGGATCTCTGGCGGGGCCGGTCAGGATCAGATCTATGGCAACGACGGCGACGATGAGATTTACGGCGATGCAGGCAACGATCAGATCTATGGCGGAACAGGCGCTGATACCCTGTTCGGCGGCGCCGGCGACGATGACGTCTGGGGCGGTACGGACGATGATGTGATTTCGGGTGACGCGGGCCGGGACCGGCTGTTTGGCGAACGCGGTAACGATGTCATTCTCGCAGGGATGGGCGATGACACCGTGTTTGGGGGTGAGGGCGACGACCTTATTTTTGGCGGCGTGGGCAATGATATGCTGGACGGCGAAGAGGGCGATGACATTCTGTCGGGCGAGTCAGGAAATGATCGGTTAGCGGGCGACGAAGGCAACGATGTCCTCACTGGCGGCGAGGGCCTCGACACCGTTTCCGGCGGCGCGGGCGACGATCTGTTGATTGCCGACGATGACGCCGCGTCCGACATATATGATGGCGGCGAAGGCTATGACCAGCTTGACTATTCCGCTGCAACCAAAGCCGTGAGCTTCGATTTGGCAGACGGCACGGCATCAGGCGAAAGCACTGGGATAGACACGTTCACGAATGTCGAGCACTTCGTAGGCAGTGCCTGGGACGACATTTTTCGCGCAGGCGCAGGTGAGGGCAAACTGACTGGCAATGGCGGCTCTAACCTATACAACTTTGCGCAAGGCGACACCGTCGACATTTATCGGTCGATATACCAGATTACCGATTACGACTCGGACGATGAAATATGGATCAGCATGGGGTCCAGCCAGCGCCACATCAGGAACGCGCAGAGATCAATCGAGGACAGAGTCGAAGACGGGCTGGACGATTACGCCGATGACATCGGCGCCGATGAGCCTCGGCTGAGCTTCCGTCACGATTGGACTGACACCTACCGCAGGACAGTAATCGAAGTCGATTTCGACCGCGACAAGGTCATCGATCTTGAGCTGGTCCTTGAGGGCGAACATTTGTTCGTCACCGACCACGCCTGA
- a CDS encoding type I secretion system permease/ATPase: MANREKKSKGAAIKVLGGIKGLAVFLLLLSGVINILALTGSFYMLQIYDRALVSGSIPTLVAISVLAIGLYMFQGVFDIIRTQVLVRIGARLDRRLAPVAHQLVVDMPRLGYSTSEALERGRDVDTLRAFCSSQGPIAIFDLPWMPIFLAFVYFLHPTLGALTIAGAFVLASLAIITELRTRNWSTATMASTIERNAIADSNARNAEVLKAMGFASRAVARFATANDKHLELQTRTSDISGTYSAISRVLRMLLQSSILGLAAYLTIMGQLSAGAIIAATIASARAMAPIDLAIGNAKNMEAARAAWRRLRNTVEVLENQPEPMSLPDPTQSLKVEGITVAAPATGRVLLSDVTFQATAGQAIGIIGPSGGGKTTLARTLTGIWPTLRGAIRLDGAELTQWSDDSRGAHIGYMPQDVALLDATVEENIARLSEAPDSKGIVDAARAAMVHEMIVRLPDGYRTYLGPMGTAVSGGQRQRLGLARALYGNPFLVVLDEPNAHLDPEGEAALTAAIDGVKKRGGIVILIAHRPSALQSCDLIGVVQGGKLTAFGPREDILNPRPVPAKEKPDVAASKPVSVEVSASYDTNDAQVLRSAGRNATKGGRQ, translated from the coding sequence ATGGCAAACCGTGAAAAGAAGTCAAAGGGCGCCGCGATCAAGGTGTTAGGCGGCATAAAGGGGCTGGCGGTTTTTCTGCTGCTCCTTTCAGGCGTGATCAACATATTGGCCCTGACCGGCTCCTTTTACATGCTGCAAATTTACGACCGGGCACTGGTCAGCGGCAGCATCCCGACACTTGTCGCAATCTCGGTTTTGGCCATCGGCCTCTATATGTTTCAGGGCGTATTCGACATTATCAGGACGCAGGTTCTGGTCCGTATTGGTGCGCGTCTGGACCGCCGTCTCGCGCCCGTCGCGCACCAGTTGGTCGTTGATATGCCCCGCCTCGGTTACTCTACGTCTGAGGCGCTGGAACGAGGCCGCGACGTCGACACGCTGAGGGCGTTCTGCAGTTCTCAGGGGCCAATCGCGATCTTTGATCTGCCATGGATGCCGATCTTTTTGGCATTCGTCTATTTCCTGCACCCAACGCTGGGTGCGCTGACCATAGCGGGCGCTTTCGTCCTGGCCTCGCTGGCGATCATTACGGAACTGCGCACGCGGAACTGGAGCACCGCCACAATGGCCTCGACGATTGAGCGCAATGCGATTGCCGACTCGAACGCCCGCAATGCCGAGGTGCTCAAAGCCATGGGCTTTGCCTCACGGGCAGTTGCGCGGTTTGCGACCGCAAATGACAAGCATTTGGAACTGCAGACGCGCACCAGCGACATTTCTGGCACCTACAGCGCGATATCGCGGGTTCTGCGGATGCTGTTGCAATCGTCGATCCTCGGGCTTGCTGCCTACCTCACGATCATGGGCCAACTTTCGGCTGGTGCGATCATCGCTGCCACCATCGCCTCTGCACGTGCTATGGCGCCAATCGATCTTGCCATCGGCAACGCCAAGAATATGGAGGCTGCGCGCGCCGCGTGGCGGCGGCTGCGCAACACAGTCGAGGTTCTCGAAAATCAACCGGAGCCGATGTCCCTGCCCGACCCTACCCAATCACTGAAGGTCGAGGGTATTACGGTCGCGGCCCCCGCGACTGGGCGGGTCCTGCTAAGCGATGTCACGTTCCAAGCAACCGCAGGCCAAGCGATTGGAATTATCGGGCCAAGCGGCGGCGGCAAGACGACGCTGGCCCGCACATTGACAGGCATCTGGCCAACGCTGCGGGGGGCAATCCGCCTCGACGGTGCGGAGCTTACGCAATGGAGCGATGACAGCCGCGGTGCGCATATTGGCTACATGCCTCAGGATGTCGCCCTGCTCGACGCGACCGTCGAGGAGAATATCGCGCGCCTGTCTGAGGCACCGGATTCCAAGGGGATTGTCGACGCCGCCCGCGCCGCCATGGTGCATGAGATGATCGTGCGGTTGCCTGACGGATATAGAACCTATCTCGGCCCAATGGGTACGGCGGTTTCGGGAGGACAAAGGCAGCGGTTGGGTCTGGCGCGCGCTCTATATGGGAACCCATTTCTGGTCGTTCTGGATGAGCCTAACGCGCATCTCGATCCCGAGGGCGAGGCCGCTCTGACGGCCGCCATCGACGGGGTTAAGAAACGCGGCGGCATCGTGATCTTGATCGCGCACCGCCCCTCGGCTCTTCAATCTTGCGATTTGATCGGCGTGGTACAAGGCGGCAAACTGACGGCCTTCGGACCACGGGAGGATATTCTAAATCCGCGTCCCGTCCCTGCAAAAGAAAAGCCAGATGTCGCAGCGTCCAAGCCTGTTTCAGTAGAGGTTTCTGCATCGTATGACACGAACGATGCGCAGGTACTCCGTTCCGCCGGGCGCAACGCAACGAAAGGAGGCCGACAATGA